In Candidatus Obscuribacterales bacterium, the following are encoded in one genomic region:
- the rlmN gene encoding 23S rRNA (adenine(2503)-C(2))-methyltransferase RlmN: MSVSLIDRPSPLPPLLGASLPELTDWVAQHNQPAYRAKQLHQWLYHQGGRSLSDLSVFPKQWRSELADIPVGRSQIHHRSAAPDGTVKYLLRMEDGQIIETVGIPSGKRLTVCVSSQVGCPMACDFCATGKGGFLRNLHRHEIVDQVLTVQEDFEQRVSNVVFMGMGEPLLNVDVVLDSVRSLNEDVGIGQRSLTVSTVGIPGRIRRLAEQRLQATLAVSLHASNQALRETLIPSARQYPLEQLLDECRDYVDMTGRRVTFEYILLAELNDCHSHALELAKHLRGFQTHVNLIPYNPIQEVDYQRPSPQRIQDFMDTLKAQHIAVSVRRSRGLAADAACGQLRANADSSMGP; the protein is encoded by the coding sequence ATGTCTGTTTCTTTGATCGATCGCCCATCTCCTCTACCGCCGCTGCTCGGTGCATCCTTGCCAGAACTCACCGACTGGGTGGCCCAACACAATCAGCCGGCCTACCGAGCCAAGCAACTGCATCAATGGCTCTATCACCAAGGCGGGCGATCGCTGTCTGATCTCTCCGTATTTCCCAAGCAGTGGCGCAGTGAGCTGGCGGATATTCCCGTGGGGCGATCGCAGATCCACCATCGCTCTGCGGCTCCCGACGGGACGGTGAAGTACCTGTTGCGGATGGAGGATGGACAGATTATTGAAACCGTCGGCATTCCTTCGGGGAAACGGCTCACGGTCTGCGTTTCATCCCAGGTGGGTTGCCCCATGGCTTGTGACTTTTGTGCCACGGGCAAGGGCGGCTTTTTGCGTAACCTGCATCGCCATGAAATTGTCGATCAGGTGCTGACGGTGCAGGAAGATTTTGAGCAACGGGTCAGCAATGTCGTTTTCATGGGCATGGGCGAGCCGTTGCTGAATGTGGATGTGGTGCTCGATAGCGTGCGATCGCTCAATGAAGACGTGGGAATTGGGCAGCGATCGCTCACCGTCTCCACCGTGGGGATTCCGGGGCGCATCCGTAGGTTGGCTGAGCAGCGCCTGCAGGCAACGTTAGCTGTCAGCCTCCATGCTTCTAACCAAGCCCTGCGGGAAACGTTGATTCCCAGCGCTCGCCAATATCCCCTAGAGCAATTGCTCGATGAATGTCGTGACTATGTAGACATGACTGGACGGCGGGTCACCTTCGAGTACATTTTGCTGGCAGAGCTGAACGACTGCCATTCCCATGCGTTGGAACTGGCTAAGCATCTGCGCGGTTTCCAAACCCATGTCAACCTGATTCCCTACAATCCCATTCAGGAAGTAGACTACCAGCGTCCCAGCCCCCAACGTATCCAAGACTTTATGGATACGCTCAAGGCGCAGCACATTGCCGTTAGCGTCCGGCGATCGCGTGGCCTGGCGGCTGATGCGGCCTGCGGGCAACTGCGGGCCAATGCTGATTCTTCCATGGGCCCCTAG
- a CDS encoding TMEM165/GDT1 family protein, translating into MLEAFTAGLLLITVSELGDKTFFMAVILAMKHSRRWVFLGAWGALAAMTVLSVLFGQVVSLLPLSLVRWAEVLLFLGFGLKLLYDAWMMKAIADGCEEGEAMEAVARAESNSPPKPSVLAIVFEVFSLTFLAEWGDRTQIATIALAAAKHPLGVTIGAILGHAICTAIAVIGGRAICGRISERTVTLLSGILFLIFAGVAATRLG; encoded by the coding sequence GTGCTAGAAGCATTTACGGCTGGATTGTTATTAATCACAGTCTCCGAGTTGGGAGACAAGACATTTTTCATGGCGGTCATTTTGGCGATGAAGCATTCACGGCGCTGGGTGTTTCTGGGCGCTTGGGGTGCATTGGCTGCTATGACGGTGCTTTCCGTCCTGTTTGGACAGGTGGTATCGCTCTTGCCCCTATCTCTGGTGCGCTGGGCGGAGGTGCTGCTGTTTTTGGGCTTTGGGCTCAAGCTGTTGTACGACGCTTGGATGATGAAGGCGATCGCTGATGGGTGTGAGGAGGGAGAAGCGATGGAGGCGGTGGCTCGGGCGGAATCCAATAGCCCTCCTAAGCCCAGTGTTCTAGCGATCGTCTTTGAGGTGTTCAGCCTAACGTTTCTTGCCGAATGGGGCGATCGCACCCAAATTGCCACCATTGCCCTCGCTGCCGCTAAGCATCCCTTGGGGGTAACGATCGGGGCGATCCTCGGCCATGCCATCTGTACGGCGATCGCTGTGATTGGCGGACGGGCGATTTGCGGGCGGATTTCCGAACGTACGGTCACCCTCCTGAGCGGCATCCTGTTCTTGATCTTTGCTGGAGTGGCTGCCACCCGCTTAGGGTAG